The following are from one region of the Lodderomyces elongisporus chromosome 7, complete sequence genome:
- the CRN1 gene encoding Coronin-like protein crn1 (BUSCO:EOG092627F1), producing MSGKFVRASKYRHVFGQAAKKELCYENLKVTKNAWDSNIIQSNGQYISVNWDSSGGGAFAIIPVSEVGKAPDTVSLFRGHKGPVLDTAFNPFNKQEIASCSDDGKVLIWKIPEDYSFHHYVDENEEVVDITEPVKVLSGHTRKVGLIEYHPCAENVLASSSLDYTVKIWNTETGEDVITLQHKDLVTSFAFNYNGSLLATTSRDKKIRIWDIRTGEIVSEGSGHTGAKPSRVTWLGNTDKIVTTGFSRLSDRQVGVWDIHNIEKGPIDGFLVVDASSGVLIPYFDSETSILYIAGKGDGNIRYYEFDNDSNILYELSQYASTDPQRGFAVIPKHAVNVKDNEVVRAYKTVLDNVIEPISFIVPRRSELFQSDIFPDCPSTKPALSAKEWFDGKTVNGPILMTMEAVYEGKEPTLTESKPPGSSSSIKKETKQTEEPRKEETSKDDLESKKELTNLAVDTDVKEPQQREIGVSKPDQTLDNVLKGSKKVDGLLDKVGDQSDDEDDPSKSNDEDDESWEDVPKPEIRKSGNSLVKDTSPVSKSESVTASESKKSDSESSGDDKVISKDKVADVRDEEKEKTPEVSTKDGSNVENADIKEKSANAHTHTTTSTTPTTTNNNNNDNISSSSINSANNAKAAATTTTSTISANSSDATVHSPGSSISDSKTKETETSEQSKDQDSKKKPTLTSTVERLASLVEQLQNQISKLEEINSSKEERLQALEKKLDALNSA from the exons ATGAG TGGTAAATTTGTTAGAGCTTCGAAATACAGACACGTATTTGGCCAGGCAGCCAAAAAGGAATTATGCTATGAGAATTTGAAAGTAACAAAGAATGCGTGGGATTCAAACATCATCCAATCAAACGGACAGTACATCTCTGTCAATTGGGATTCttctggtggtggtgcGTTTGCGATAATCCCAGTCTCCGAGGTTGGTAAAGCACCCGATACGGTTTCTTTGTTCagaggtcacaagggtcCTGTTTTGGATACCGCTTTCAATCCTTTCAACAAGCAAGAAATAGCGAGTTGTTCGGATGATGGCAAGGTtttgatttggaaaataccAGAGGATTATTCTTTCCATCATTATGTGGATGAAAACGAGGAAGTTGTGGACATAACCGAGCCTGTCAAGGTGCTTCTGGGCCACACAAGAAAAGTGGGGCTCATTGAATACCACCCATGCGCTGAAAATGTGTTGGCATCGAGCTCCTTAGACTACACAGTCAAAATATGGAACACCGAGACAGGAGAAGATGTAATCACCTTGCAGCACAAAGATTTGGTTACTTCTTTTGCATTCAACTATAATGGCTCACTCTTGGCCACTACTTCAAGGGACAAGAAAATTCGTATCTGGGATATCAGAACAGGTGAAATTGTATCTGAAGGGTCTGGACACACAGGTGCTAAACCTTCTAGAGTTACTTGGCTTGGTAACACCGATAAGATAGTTACTACTGGGTTTTCGAGGCTTTCAGATCGTCAAGTGGGAGTATGGGACATCCACAATATCGAAAAAGGTCCGATCGATGGGTTCTTGGTGGTTGATGCATCTTCAGGAGTTTTGATTCCTTATTTTGATTCCGAGACGTCGATTCTCTATATTGCAGGAAAGGGGGATGGAAACATACGGTACTACGAATTTGACAATGACAGCAACATCTTGTATGAGTTATCGCAATATGCCTCAACCGACCCACAAAGAGGATTTGCCGTTATACCAAAACACGCCGTTAATGTAAAAGATAACGAAGTTGTGCGCGCATACAAGACTGTTCTCGATAATGTGATTGAACCCATTAGTTTTATTGTTCCTAGAAGATCAGAATTGTTTCAACTGGATATTTTCCCAGATTGTCCATCCACCAAGCCAGCACTCAGTGCCAAGGAGTGGTTTGATGGAAAAACAGTCAATGGTCCAATATTGATGACAATGGAAGCAGTATATGAAGGCAAAGAGCCAACTTTAACAGAGAGTAAACCACCTGGCTCGTCGTCATCTATCAAAAAAGAGACTAAACAGACAGAGGAGccaagaaaagaggaaactAGTAAGGACGATTTGGAGTCAAAGAAAGAGTTGACGAATTTAGCTGTCGACACTGATGTTAAAGAGCCTcaacaaagagaaattgGTGTTTCCAAACCTGACCAAACTCTTGACAATGTGTTGAAAGGATCGAAAAAGGTGGATGGCTTACTAGACAAAGTAGGTGACCAATCagacgatgaagatgatcCTAGTAAGTCTAATGACGAGGACGACGAAAGCTGGGAAGATGTTCCAAAACCAGAGATTAGAAAGTCGGGGAACTCGCTTGTTAAGGATACTTCTCCCGTGTCCAAATCCGAATCTGTGACTGCATCTGAATCAAAGAAGAGCGATTCAGAAAGCAGTGGCGATGATAAAGTGATCTCAAAGGACAAAGTAGCTGATGTCAGGGAcgaagagaaggaaaaaacacCCGAAGTAAGCACAAAAGATGGGCTGAATGTTGAAAACGCAGACATTAAGGAAAAGAGCGCCAACGCTCACACTCACACCACTACCAGTACCAcccccaccaccaccaacaacaacaacaacgacaacatcagcagcagtagcatCAACAGCGCTAATAATGCAAaggcagcagcaacaacaacaacatcaacaatatcaGCAAACTCTTCCGATGCAACAGTACACTCACCAGGAAGCTCCATTTCCGATTCAAAGACAAAGGAAACGGAAACATCAGAACAATCAAAAGATCAAgattcaaagaaaaag